Proteins encoded together in one Petrotoga sp. 9PWA.NaAc.5.4 window:
- the nifV gene encoding homocitrate synthase: protein MQNIYIVDTTLRDGEQTAGVVFANEEKVQIAKMLAELGVYQIEAGIPTMGGDEKEAIKKIVKLDLGVSVMGWNRAVISDIEDSLDCGVDAVAISISTSDIHIKHKLKKDRDWVLNSMVSATKFAKKHGLYVSVNAEDASRSDMKFLIKFAKEAKEAGADRLRYCDTVGMMEPFMIYEQVKTIIEEVGINVEMHTHNDFGLATANALAGIKAGAKYVGVTVNGLGERAGNAALEEVVMALKYIYKFDLGIKTNLLKEICEYVAAASGRPLPVSKTIVGHNVFTHESGIHTDGVLKNSQTYESFSPEEVGLERQILIGKHSGKNAIIAKFEEYDINLTQEEAEEILKRVRALSVQLKRTLFDKELIYLYNELKGERVKDA from the coding sequence ATGCAAAACATATATATTGTAGATACAACTTTAAGAGATGGCGAACAAACAGCAGGTGTAGTTTTCGCTAATGAAGAGAAAGTTCAAATTGCAAAGATGCTTGCTGAACTGGGAGTATACCAAATTGAAGCTGGTATACCAACTATGGGTGGAGATGAAAAGGAAGCAATAAAAAAGATAGTTAAGCTCGATTTAGGAGTTAGTGTTATGGGTTGGAACAGAGCTGTTATAAGCGATATAGAGGATTCTTTAGATTGTGGAGTAGATGCAGTTGCTATTTCTATTTCAACATCTGATATTCATATAAAACATAAACTTAAAAAGGATAGAGATTGGGTTCTTAACAGTATGGTTTCAGCTACAAAGTTTGCAAAAAAACACGGACTTTACGTTTCTGTTAATGCAGAAGATGCTTCCAGAAGTGATATGAAATTTTTGATTAAATTTGCCAAAGAAGCAAAAGAAGCAGGTGCCGATAGATTGAGATATTGTGATACTGTAGGTATGATGGAGCCTTTTATGATATACGAACAAGTCAAAACTATAATAGAAGAAGTTGGCATAAATGTGGAAATGCATACACATAATGATTTTGGATTAGCAACTGCTAACGCATTAGCAGGTATAAAAGCAGGAGCAAAATATGTTGGTGTAACTGTGAATGGATTGGGAGAAAGGGCTGGAAATGCTGCATTAGAAGAGGTTGTTATGGCATTAAAATATATATATAAATTTGATTTAGGTATAAAAACCAATCTATTAAAGGAAATTTGTGAATACGTTGCAGCAGCTTCAGGAAGACCCTTACCTGTTTCTAAAACTATTGTGGGACATAATGTTTTTACACATGAATCTGGGATTCATACAGATGGTGTTCTTAAAAATTCTCAAACATACGAATCTTTTAGTCCTGAAGAAGTAGGTTTGGAAAGGCAAATATTAATAGGAAAGCATTCTGGGAAAAATGCTATTATTGCTAAATTTGAAGAATACGACATTAACTTAACTCAAGAAGAAGCCGAGGAAATTTTAAAGCGTGTGAGAGCACTTTCAGTCCAGCTGAAAAGGACACTTTTTGACAAAGAGTTAATTTATTTATACAATGAATTGAAGGGGGAAAGAGTAAAAGATGCATGA
- a CDS encoding 3-isopropylmalate dehydratase large subunit, with protein MHESKTITEKIFADHLGRSVESGEIVIVNVDFMMGQDGTSPLTIKTFEEVGAKEVFDPTKIAMVIDHNAPSPSEKVSALHHLMRTFQKQQNINFYDIGEGICHQLMPEKGHVLPGQIVIGADSHTCTYGAINCFSTGVGSTDLAIAMASGKLWFKVPETIKIVLNGKLPFGVFSKDIALYIIKNLTSNGATYKAVEFEGQVVDDLSVEARFTISNMAVEMGAKVGLMKADEKTIEWVKKRADKEFKTYVSDPDAAYEKIYEFDINNLEPQIAKPHSVDNVSPISEVEGVPIQQGLLGTCTNGRLEDLKIAANILKNKKIHPNVRLVVAPASRSTLLEAMKEGVIQTLIESGATVVAPGCGPCVGTHNGVPSDGENVISTANRNFKGRMGNNKAFIYLASPATVAASCLEGKITDPRKYL; from the coding sequence ATGCATGAATCTAAAACTATAACAGAAAAAATATTTGCAGATCATTTGGGAAGAAGTGTAGAATCAGGAGAAATAGTAATAGTTAATGTTGATTTTATGATGGGCCAGGATGGAACTAGCCCATTAACTATAAAAACTTTTGAAGAAGTTGGAGCTAAAGAAGTTTTTGATCCGACTAAAATAGCGATGGTTATTGATCATAATGCGCCGAGCCCATCTGAAAAGGTTTCGGCTTTACACCATTTGATGAGAACTTTTCAAAAACAACAAAACATAAATTTTTATGATATTGGTGAAGGTATTTGTCACCAATTAATGCCCGAAAAAGGTCACGTTCTTCCCGGACAAATAGTAATAGGAGCCGATTCACACACTTGTACATATGGAGCTATTAACTGTTTTTCTACAGGTGTTGGTTCGACTGATTTGGCAATTGCTATGGCAAGTGGTAAATTATGGTTTAAGGTACCCGAAACCATTAAAATTGTTTTAAATGGAAAACTTCCTTTTGGCGTATTTTCTAAAGATATAGCTTTGTATATAATTAAAAATTTAACATCAAATGGAGCAACGTATAAAGCTGTCGAGTTTGAGGGACAAGTTGTAGATGATTTATCCGTTGAAGCAAGATTTACCATTTCTAATATGGCTGTGGAAATGGGTGCAAAAGTCGGTTTAATGAAAGCAGATGAAAAAACTATTGAATGGGTGAAAAAGAGAGCAGATAAAGAGTTTAAAACTTATGTTTCGGATCCAGATGCAGCATATGAAAAGATTTATGAGTTTGATATTAATAATTTAGAACCTCAGATAGCAAAACCACATTCGGTAGACAACGTTAGTCCTATATCAGAAGTTGAAGGAGTTCCTATACAGCAAGGATTGTTGGGAACTTGTACAAATGGGAGATTGGAAGATCTTAAAATAGCTGCTAATATACTGAAAAACAAGAAAATTCATCCTAATGTACGATTAGTTGTTGCACCTGCCTCAAGAAGCACTTTACTTGAGGCAATGAAAGAGGGAGTTATTCAAACATTAATTGAATCAGGAGCCACAGTCGTAGCTCCAGGGTGTGGGCCTTGCGTTGGAACACATAATGGGGTTCCTTCAGATGGAGAAAATGTTATTTCAACTGCTAATAGAAATTTCAAAGGAAGGATGGGAAATAACAAAGCATTTATATATTTAGCATCTCCAGCTACAGTGGCTGCATCATGTTTAGAAGGAAAAATTACAGATCCAAGAAAGTATCTGTAA
- a CDS encoding 3-isopropylmalate dehydratase small subunit, whose protein sequence is MILKGISHKFGDDINTDYIISGKYKFSTINMDELCVHLMEDLRPNFYKEIKKGDFIVAGKNFGCGSSREQAPLVIKHAGISAVVASSFARIFYRNAINIGLPLIEVPTDNIDEGNELEVDLEKGIVKNITKSEFLKIQPLPDVMLKILQSGGLVNYYKEYGSLDSINK, encoded by the coding sequence ATGATATTAAAAGGTATTTCTCATAAGTTTGGAGATGATATAAATACTGATTATATTATTTCAGGAAAATATAAATTTAGTACTATCAACATGGATGAATTATGTGTACATTTAATGGAGGATTTACGACCAAATTTTTATAAAGAAATAAAAAAAGGTGATTTCATCGTTGCAGGAAAAAACTTTGGCTGTGGTTCTTCCAGAGAGCAAGCACCACTTGTTATTAAACATGCTGGAATAAGTGCAGTAGTTGCTTCCTCATTTGCTCGTATATTTTACAGAAACGCTATAAATATAGGTTTACCCTTAATAGAAGTACCAACTGATAATATTGATGAAGGGAATGAATTAGAAGTTGATTTAGAAAAAGGTATTGTAAAGAATATAACAAAGAGCGAATTTTTAAAAATACAACCTCTTCCCGATGTGATGTTAAAGATATTACAGAGTGGTGGATTAGTGAATTATTACAAAGAATATGGATCCTTAGATTCTATAAATAAGTAG
- a CDS encoding isocitrate/isopropylmalate dehydrogenase family protein: MQKVTLIPGDGIGPEITQVVKDIFEYMKVPIQWEEVEAGEHVIKDYGTPLPEYVIASIKRNKIALKGPITTPVAKGFRSVNVTLREQLNLFANLRPIKSLKAINSKFENVDLIIVRENTEDLYKGIEYKIEDIATSIRIITRKASEKIGWFTFNYAKKNNRKKVTAVHKANILKLGDGLFLDAIRNISKEFSDIEYEEKIVDNMSMQLVMNPEKYDVIVAPNLFGDILSDLAAGLIGGLGLAPGANIGDDVAVFEAVHGSAPDIANQGIANPIAILRSSIMLLDYLNLSDYAKQLESAIEKSLFDKNVLTPDLNGNGNTLTLKNKIISFLS, translated from the coding sequence ATGCAAAAAGTTACACTAATTCCTGGTGATGGAATAGGACCAGAAATAACTCAAGTAGTTAAAGACATATTTGAATATATGAAAGTTCCTATACAATGGGAAGAAGTAGAAGCTGGTGAGCATGTTATAAAAGACTATGGAACACCGTTACCCGAGTATGTAATAGCATCAATAAAGAGGAATAAAATAGCGTTAAAAGGTCCTATAACTACTCCCGTTGCTAAAGGGTTTAGAAGTGTCAATGTAACTTTGAGAGAACAATTGAATTTATTTGCCAATTTAAGACCAATCAAGAGTTTAAAAGCCATAAATTCAAAATTTGAAAATGTTGATTTAATTATTGTAAGAGAAAATACTGAAGACTTGTACAAAGGTATTGAATATAAGATTGAAGATATAGCAACTTCTATTCGTATTATAACAAGAAAAGCAAGTGAAAAGATAGGATGGTTTACTTTTAATTATGCTAAAAAAAATAATAGAAAAAAGGTTACCGCTGTTCATAAAGCAAATATTTTAAAATTGGGTGACGGATTATTTTTGGATGCTATTAGAAATATATCAAAAGAATTTTCAGATATAGAATATGAAGAAAAAATTGTTGATAATATGAGCATGCAGTTAGTTATGAACCCAGAAAAATATGATGTAATTGTTGCACCAAATCTATTTGGAGATATTCTGTCTGATCTTGCTGCCGGATTGATAGGTGGTTTAGGTCTTGCACCAGGAGCTAACATTGGAGATGATGTAGCTGTATTTGAAGCTGTTCATGGAAGTGCACCGGATATTGCAAATCAAGGTATTGCAAATCCAATAGCAATACTAAGGTCGTCTATAATGTTGTTAGATTATTTAAATTTAAGTGATTATGCAAAACAATTAGAATCAGCAATTGAAAAATCGTTATTTGATAAAAATGTTCTTACACCAGATTTAAACGGGAATGGTAACACTCTAACATTAAAAAACAAAATAATTTCTTTTTTAAGTTAA
- the proB gene encoding glutamate 5-kinase, which produces MKKTYDRIVVKIGSSSLSSTKGIDENKIRKVVEQISLIKSMGKEIVLVSSGAIVTGMAELNYKSKPYSLAEKQACAAVGQGILISIYNNIFRENNLKTAQVLLTAEDFSNRQRYMNAYNTIKTLLDLDVIPIVNENDTVATAEIKFGDNDMLSAQVAGLIEADLLIILSDVEGLLKDVNKSSSVINKVEEITPEVEFIANGKSGKLGTGGMSSKIRAAKISIYSGIPAVIAPSYKESVILKALESIEKEKYDVGTTFLAKENNLSKRKRWIYYSLKSKGEIKIDPGAEKALISGKSLLAVGIKEILGKFNIGDLVKIVNENGEVIAKGLVNYSSQELRLMIRNKMLINESLGPEEVIHRNNMVLEEKMYP; this is translated from the coding sequence TTGAAGAAAACATACGATAGAATTGTTGTAAAGATAGGGAGTAGTTCTCTCAGTTCAACTAAGGGTATAGATGAAAATAAAATTAGAAAAGTTGTAGAACAAATTTCGTTAATTAAGAGTATGGGTAAAGAAATAGTTTTAGTTTCATCCGGCGCAATTGTTACAGGAATGGCAGAACTTAACTATAAGAGCAAACCTTACTCACTTGCTGAAAAACAGGCATGTGCTGCAGTTGGACAAGGTATTCTAATATCTATTTATAATAACATTTTTAGGGAAAATAATTTAAAAACAGCTCAAGTTTTACTAACTGCAGAAGATTTTTCAAATAGACAAAGATATATGAATGCTTATAATACAATAAAAACTCTTTTAGATTTAGATGTAATTCCTATAGTTAACGAAAACGATACTGTTGCTACAGCTGAAATAAAATTTGGAGATAACGATATGCTTTCAGCTCAAGTAGCTGGTCTTATAGAAGCCGACTTGCTTATAATTCTTTCTGATGTTGAAGGACTTTTAAAAGATGTGAATAAAAGTTCTTCAGTTATAAACAAAGTGGAAGAAATTACTCCAGAAGTAGAGTTTATAGCTAATGGTAAAAGCGGGAAATTAGGTACAGGAGGAATGAGTTCAAAAATCAGAGCAGCAAAAATTTCTATTTATTCCGGTATTCCTGCTGTAATAGCGCCAAGTTATAAGGAAAGCGTTATATTAAAAGCTCTGGAAAGCATTGAAAAAGAAAAGTATGATGTAGGAACAACATTTTTAGCAAAAGAGAACAATTTAAGCAAAAGAAAAAGATGGATTTATTATAGTTTAAAGTCAAAGGGAGAAATAAAAATAGATCCAGGAGCAGAAAAAGCTTTAATTAGCGGAAAAAGTCTGCTTGCTGTTGGAATCAAAGAAATACTTGGGAAATTTAACATTGGAGACTTAGTAAAGATTGTAAATGAGAATGGAGAAGTTATAGCTAAAGGACTCGTAAATTATTCTTCTCAAGAACTTAGATTAATGATTAGAAATAAGATGCTTATAAATGAAAGTTTAGGCCCAGAAGAAGTTATACACCGAAACAATATGGTATTAGAAGAAAAAATGTATCCTTAA
- the tig gene encoding trigger factor — protein sequence MEKTLLYQDKNVKKYLVKFFKDEITKIEDKLVREINNSYTFEGFRKGKVPKEIIKLRFGESFNELLMEEAEHELRHKISEEEKLLFPIIIESKAQEDDHIEFEILIHTYPEIKNINYENMVVRVPSSKEIVEDYIQNRLDELLNSNAILEPKDSPAKDGDYVRIVYDLIDENGEILSKDEETELTIRENDERPLVKAIIGKNNKEEFEITKEDEGRKLTQKVRVEQIYTRKLPELNDNFVKELNIEVETLSALKEKLKKEGEEAVKSWQEDFIINYILGELPQYVEIDISEDSLNYYLDSYITDLKNKGKYEEQLEKLGNDENKLREEVKKSALNWIKDIVTIEKIAKENNISVTEEELSQAIKNFGNVYGLSYANTREIISSNPQILEEIAWEELRKKVAKFIKDKIKIEEFTKEDEEIAESENDVPESAQPEPEANDENKVQKE from the coding sequence ATGGAGAAAACTTTACTTTATCAAGATAAAAACGTAAAAAAATATTTAGTTAAATTTTTTAAAGATGAAATTACTAAAATTGAAGACAAATTGGTAAGAGAGATAAATAACAGTTATACTTTCGAAGGTTTTCGAAAAGGGAAAGTGCCGAAGGAAATTATTAAATTACGATTTGGAGAGAGTTTTAATGAATTGCTGATGGAGGAAGCGGAACATGAATTAAGACATAAAATAAGTGAAGAAGAAAAACTATTGTTCCCTATAATAATTGAATCTAAAGCTCAAGAAGATGACCATATAGAGTTTGAAATTTTAATACACACATATCCAGAAATAAAAAATATAAATTACGAAAACATGGTAGTTAGAGTACCCTCTTCAAAAGAAATAGTAGAAGATTACATTCAAAATAGATTGGATGAGCTTTTAAACAGTAATGCAATATTAGAGCCCAAAGATTCTCCTGCAAAAGACGGTGATTATGTAAGAATTGTTTATGATTTAATAGATGAAAATGGTGAAATACTTTCAAAAGATGAAGAAACAGAACTTACCATAAGAGAAAATGACGAAAGACCTTTAGTAAAAGCAATAATTGGAAAAAACAACAAAGAAGAGTTTGAAATAACAAAAGAAGACGAAGGAAGAAAATTGACTCAAAAAGTAAGGGTTGAGCAAATATATACACGAAAACTTCCTGAATTAAACGATAATTTTGTAAAAGAATTAAATATTGAGGTTGAAACTTTAAGTGCTTTGAAAGAAAAACTAAAAAAAGAAGGAGAAGAAGCAGTTAAATCTTGGCAAGAAGATTTTATCATAAACTACATTTTAGGAGAACTCCCACAATATGTAGAAATAGATATATCTGAAGATAGTTTAAATTACTACCTTGATTCCTATATAACTGATCTTAAAAATAAAGGAAAATACGAAGAACAGTTAGAAAAGCTTGGAAACGATGAAAATAAATTGAGAGAAGAAGTTAAAAAATCAGCTTTGAATTGGATAAAAGATATAGTTACCATAGAAAAAATTGCAAAGGAAAACAATATTTCAGTAACTGAAGAAGAACTTTCTCAAGCTATTAAGAATTTTGGAAACGTTTATGGTTTATCTTATGCAAATACTCGAGAAATAATCTCTTCTAATCCTCAAATATTGGAAGAAATTGCTTGGGAAGAATTAAGAAAAAAAGTAGCAAAATTTATAAAAGACAAAATTAAAATTGAAGAGTTTACAAAAGAAGATGAAGAGATTGCAGAATCAGAAAATGATGTTCCGGAAAGCGCACAACCAGAACCAGAAGCTAACGACGAAAACAAAGTACAAAAAGAATAA
- a CDS encoding WecB/TagA/CpsF family glycosyltransferase: MIGNIIIKDLKILYGKQEDIYSYIEERLDNEKLWIVTLNALMYMEYLKENNYTKALKKASFSIPDGVGIVKMLKKKNIETERCPGIDTMKFLFKLSQEKNYNIFLLGSKDDIVQKASDNIKKNFYVQIVGTNDGYFNFGKEEEEIVKKINDAKTDLLFVGMGIPKQEIFIYRNYDKLNVKLLMGVGGSFDVLSGEIKRAPSFFQKFGLEWFYRMIEEPHRFKKLPQLLKFYYKIFLNKFE, translated from the coding sequence TTGATAGGAAACATTATTATCAAGGATCTAAAAATTCTTTATGGGAAACAAGAAGATATTTATTCTTATATAGAAGAAAGATTAGATAATGAAAAATTGTGGATAGTTACTTTGAATGCTTTAATGTATATGGAGTATTTAAAAGAAAATAATTATACAAAAGCTTTGAAAAAAGCAAGTTTTTCTATTCCAGATGGGGTCGGAATAGTGAAAATGCTAAAAAAGAAAAATATAGAGACTGAAAGATGCCCAGGAATAGATACAATGAAATTTTTATTTAAGTTGTCTCAAGAAAAAAATTATAATATTTTTTTATTAGGTTCTAAAGATGATATCGTTCAAAAGGCTTCAGATAATATTAAGAAAAATTTTTATGTTCAAATTGTTGGTACTAATGATGGTTATTTCAATTTTGGAAAAGAAGAAGAAGAAATTGTAAAAAAAATAAACGATGCTAAAACCGACTTACTTTTTGTTGGTATGGGAATACCTAAACAAGAAATATTCATTTATAGAAATTATGACAAATTAAACGTCAAACTTTTAATGGGAGTGGGGGGGAGTTTTGATGTTTTATCAGGTGAAATAAAAAGAGCTCCTTCTTTTTTTCAAAAGTTTGGATTAGAGTGGTTTTATAGAATGATCGAAGAACCCCATAGATTTAAAAAATTGCCACAACTATTAAAGTTTTATTATAAAATTTTTCTAAATAAATTTGAATAA
- a CDS encoding DUF4097 family beta strand repeat-containing protein, translating into MPMIDLKNTKSIILCAKDFHGNVVIKYAPSSYLMYQNEDIEIKTSKDQINEKTYIDIKYEKGVFFSKFFLFSQSSHTAKIDLFVNEEVTDISLDINSADIDINFDDTNIQNLSIKTIAGDINIDGKTKSKNLKELYINTKAGDVDLNLQSSQVEETTFKSASGDFKVNNAKLYNIKFDLASGDVLILNSIIENLEANFTSGDISIKDSKVKNVKIHAISGDIDIDYLLKDFNCEIKGISSDIYLNILGKEKIFLYGNTNRFASSLKSNLDIVTIKNSTEESSQRLLKIDLVSGDLTIKAKELNEKEEHILNKESNLQQSFYGDDLLTLEEKKILELLKEGKISRIFALELLKELGYSNEEGEKFLKERGL; encoded by the coding sequence ATGCCTATGATTGATTTAAAAAATACAAAGTCCATTATTTTATGCGCCAAAGATTTTCATGGAAATGTCGTTATTAAGTACGCACCGTCTTCTTATCTAATGTATCAAAATGAAGATATCGAAATTAAAACTTCAAAAGATCAAATAAATGAAAAAACATACATCGATATTAAATATGAGAAAGGTGTTTTTTTTTCAAAATTTTTTTTATTTTCCCAATCTTCCCATACAGCCAAAATTGACTTATTCGTTAATGAAGAGGTAACGGATATTTCCTTAGACATAAATTCAGCCGATATAGACATTAATTTTGATGATACAAATATTCAAAATTTGTCGATAAAAACAATTGCCGGGGATATTAATATTGATGGTAAAACCAAAAGTAAAAATTTGAAAGAACTTTACATAAATACAAAAGCCGGAGATGTTGATCTAAACTTACAAAGTTCACAAGTAGAAGAAACTACCTTTAAAAGTGCTTCTGGAGATTTCAAAGTTAATAATGCAAAACTTTATAATATAAAATTTGATTTAGCAAGTGGTGATGTATTAATACTTAATTCAATTATAGAAAATTTAGAGGCAAACTTTACTTCAGGTGATATTTCAATAAAGGATTCTAAGGTAAAAAATGTAAAGATACATGCTATCAGCGGAGATATCGACATTGACTATTTATTAAAAGATTTTAATTGCGAAATTAAGGGTATATCAAGCGATATTTATTTGAACATTCTTGGAAAAGAAAAAATATTTTTATACGGAAATACTAATCGGTTCGCATCTTCACTAAAATCAAATTTAGACATAGTAACTATTAAAAATTCTACAGAAGAATCTTCACAACGATTATTAAAAATAGATTTAGTCAGTGGAGATTTAACTATTAAAGCCAAAGAATTAAATGAAAAAGAGGAACATATTCTTAATAAAGAAAGCAATTTACAACAAAGTTTTTATGGAGATGATCTATTAACCTTAGAAGAAAAAAAGATTTTAGAACTTTTGAAAGAAGGAAAAATTTCAAGAATTTTTGCTTTAGAACTTTTGAAAGAATTAGGATATTCGAATGAAGAAGGGGAAAAATTTTTAAAAGAAAGGGGATTATGA
- a CDS encoding DUF2089 domain-containing protein, translating to MPKYRLAKCPVCGGNLKVIKYQCEECGTEITGNFELEDFARLTDQQLIFLKTFIKTRGNLSELQKELGISYPTAKARLEEVAIALGYESEEVDNREKTLEILEKIEKGDITPEEAKEILKKYKK from the coding sequence ATGCCTAAGTATCGTTTAGCAAAATGCCCTGTTTGTGGTGGCAATTTAAAAGTTATAAAATATCAATGTGAAGAATGTGGTACAGAAATAACTGGGAATTTCGAATTAGAGGATTTCGCACGTTTAACAGATCAACAATTAATTTTTTTAAAAACTTTTATAAAGACTCGTGGTAACTTGTCAGAACTTCAAAAAGAATTAGGAATTTCATATCCGACTGCAAAAGCAAGATTGGAAGAAGTTGCAATTGCTTTAGGATACGAATCCGAAGAAGTTGATAATAGAGAAAAAACACTTGAAATATTAGAAAAAATTGAAAAAGGGGATATAACACCTGAAGAAGCTAAAGAAATCCTAAAAAAATATAAAAAGTAG
- a CDS encoding alpha-amylase family glycosyl hydrolase, whose amino-acid sequence MAIDTPSWLKNAMIYEIFVRNYSNAGTFNDVYNDIERIKTLGTDILWFMPFYPTGKVGRKGTHGSPYSIRDYEEISNEVGNKEQFKRLIDKAHQNDLKIMIDIVFNHTSMDSKLINTHPEWFFRDSNGNFIRKVNDWTDVYDLDYTNMDLWDYLFEVLENWVSLGVDGFRCDVASLVPLEFWKLAREKINQKKEVIWLAETLDLHFLKSLRDMGYYIYCDSEIYQAFDLTYDYDGYDYLRAYFRGEKSLEYYLNQIYLQETMLPNGSLKMRFLENHDNPRIASVLNGKDKIKNWTAFYMLLPGSNLIYAGQELMIEKLPNLFEKDPIKWDKGDYEFLSFFKKIISLSKDIKSKCSIFNIEEISKGIVKIEWSGYDSEYIAILNLEDRYGEIPVDFNLYATDLLTNEIFSIDKIFKIRKLPLIFKIK is encoded by the coding sequence ATGGCAATAGATACACCATCTTGGTTGAAAAACGCAATGATTTACGAAATTTTTGTAAGAAATTATTCTAATGCGGGAACTTTTAATGATGTTTATAACGATATTGAAAGAATAAAAACATTAGGTACGGATATTTTATGGTTTATGCCTTTCTATCCCACTGGTAAAGTTGGGCGCAAAGGTACGCATGGAAGTCCATACTCGATAAGAGATTATGAAGAAATTTCTAATGAAGTAGGAAATAAAGAACAATTTAAAAGATTAATAGACAAGGCACATCAGAACGATTTAAAAATTATGATTGATATTGTATTTAATCATACATCTATGGATTCTAAATTAATTAACACTCATCCTGAATGGTTTTTTAGAGATAGCAACGGTAATTTTATAAGAAAAGTTAATGATTGGACTGATGTATACGATTTAGATTATACCAATATGGATTTATGGGATTATTTATTTGAAGTATTGGAAAATTGGGTAAGTTTAGGTGTTGATGGTTTTAGATGTGATGTTGCTTCGTTGGTTCCTCTTGAATTTTGGAAGTTAGCCCGAGAAAAGATAAATCAAAAAAAGGAAGTAATTTGGCTTGCAGAAACTTTAGACCTTCATTTTTTAAAGTCCCTTAGAGATATGGGATACTATATATATTGTGATTCGGAAATTTATCAAGCGTTTGATTTGACTTATGATTATGATGGATACGATTATTTAAGAGCGTATTTTCGAGGAGAAAAGTCTTTGGAATATTATTTAAATCAGATTTATTTACAAGAAACTATGCTTCCAAATGGTTCTTTAAAAATGAGGTTTTTAGAAAATCATGATAATCCTCGTATAGCAAGTGTTTTAAATGGAAAAGATAAGATTAAAAATTGGACAGCGTTTTACATGTTATTACCAGGGTCAAATCTTATATATGCAGGTCAAGAATTAATGATTGAAAAACTTCCCAATCTTTTTGAGAAAGATCCTATAAAATGGGACAAGGGAGACTATGAATTTTTAAGTTTTTTTAAAAAAATTATTAGTTTATCTAAGGATATTAAATCAAAATGCAGTATTTTTAATATTGAAGAGATTTCAAAAGGAATTGTAAAAATTGAATGGAGTGGCTATGATTCTGAATATATTGCAATTTTGAATTTGGAAGATAGGTATGGAGAAATTCCGGTTGATTTTAATTTGTATGCCACAGATCTTTTAACAAACGAGATTTTTTCAATAGATAAGATTTTCAAAATTAGGAAGTTACCTTTAATTTTTAAAATAAAGTAA